AGAACGCTTGGACACGCCCTTGAAGCCAAGGAGATCAGAATAAAGCACATCATAGGCTGCGGAGACATCCTTATTGAAATCAGACAATAGCGGAATCGTGATATTGTTGGCCTTGGCAAAACCTTCCTGGGCGAAAGGACTGTCAATGCTGATGCCATAGACCACTGCATTAAGAGCATCGTATTCACCGAAACCACCGCTCACGGTGCAGAGCTCTTCCTGGCAAACACCAGTGAAAGCAAAAGGAAAAAAGAGCAGGACAGTATTCTGGTCACCGAACTTGGCGCTCAGTGTGACATCGACAAGTCCGTCGTCGTTTTTGCTCTTGAGGGTGAAATCCGGGGCTTTGGTTCCTGTTGAAAGGGCCATGATGGTATGTTCTTTGTTGATTAAAATTAAACGTGAGGAAGGAATTTAGGCGCCAATACGCTGTGTGCAAGCGGGAAAGCGCAATAAAAGGGGATAAGATTAGAACGACAACTTTACTGTCCATTTACAATTTCCCTGAACATTGCCGCTTGCGGGCTTGTCTGAGCTTGGCCAGCTTCTAGCCTAACAAGCT
The Rubellicoccus peritrichatus DNA segment above includes these coding regions:
- a CDS encoding redoxin domain-containing protein encodes the protein MALSTGTKAPDFTLKSKNDDGLVDVTLSAKFGDQNTVLLFFPFAFTGVCQEELCTVSGGFGEYDALNAVVYGISIDSPFAQEGFAKANNITIPLLSDFNKDVSAAYDVLYSDLLGFKGVSKRSAFVINKEGEITYAWSSEDPHDMPLFDEIKAALKA